A segment of the Aureliella helgolandensis genome:
CTTGTCTCGCCTGACTTGTAGGCCAATTCGGCGAGCTGCAATGTTTCTTGGGCGCTTGGGAGAATATCCACGGAATACTTCGTGACAGCGGCAGCGGCTGAATCGTAGTCGCGAGCCACGGCGGCCAAGCGGCTCTTAATCGAACTTTGGATGCGTTCGACTTCCATCATTGCCCGACAGTATTCCGCGCGAGCAGCAGCAATGTTTCCTTGGTTTTTGTTGAATACTGGGATGGGAGCCCCTACCTGAAGGTTGACTAACCCATTGTTGGTTCCGTTGTCTACTCCAGCTCCAAATTGAACGGTCAAGTTGGGAATCGCCTGCACTCCCTGACGAGTAAGGTTGGCGCGAGCTTGTTGAACACGAACCTGAGCGGCTTGGTATTCTGGTGTCGACGCAAGCATCGTGGCCCTAACTTCGTCCCAGTCCAATGTGGCAGCCATACTGGGCAATTCTCCGACTAAGCCCTGTTGGGGTAGATCGGGAACTCCGCACAGCGCCGCCAGTTCACGCCAAGCTGCCTCGAGGGCGTAGTAGGCCTGTTGTCGAGTGAGGTCGATTTCGTTTTTCTGAACTTTGGCCTGCAGAACGTCGACCTGTGAGCCTTCGAGGGCTTGCTTGCGGAGCTCGGCCAATTCCAGTCCCTTGTCGGTAACGGTCTGGAATTCTTCAATCAGTCGAACGCGACGCTGGGCAGCCAGCGCTTCTGCAAATTTGACGTGAATATCCGTTGAAACTCGCAGTTTTTGTGCTTCTAATTCGAGCAATTGGGCGCGGAGTGCTTCGTTGATCACTCGGCGATTGAGCTGCAATTTCCCGCCGGTCACAAATTCTTGTTCGACGAACGCAACGTGTTGATCGGTGTCTTGGTCGGCAATCTGAGTGCCTTGGTAGCCTACGGTTGGGTTGGCGTACAAGCCGACTTGAGTTCGGTAGCCGGCAGCCTTCTGGGTCGTGGCAGCGAGTCCGCGGATGGTGGGATTGTTGGCGAAGGCAAGCGATTCAAACTCGGCTAAGGTCATCCCGTAGGCGGTGTCCGATGCAACGTCGTACGCTTCGGCTCCCGCGATGGGAGGAGCAATCGAAAGCGTCGCTGCGGCCAATTGGACGGTGGGTTGGGGCTCGTCGTGGGATTGTGCCGGGGTGCCGATGCTCGACGGATTAGCTGCCAGTGACGTGGGAAGCTGCGAGGCTTCCACCTCGGAGGGGAAGGATGTGGCAACCCTGCCCGGAAGCTTGAAGCCAGGCTGGGTAGCACATCCAACACTTCCCATTGCGGATCCAAGCAGCAAAGTGCGAGCGATGATCTTACTGCGATTCAACATAGGAATTCTCAACGAGGACGCGAGCGATAGACTGCTGAAAGGTTTATCGACGAGTGTTGTGTGGTTTGTAGTGGAAAAGACTATTTCTCCTAAAGCATTGGTTGAGGCGGTCCGCGCGACAGTGCTAATCCGTAAACTTCCCCTAGCACGCAAGCTAGACGCTGTGCCGGCCCCCCAAGTTTGAGGCTGCACGCCTATGGGTGGGGGAATGCTCAGGCACGCACATGAGAATGCTGGCTCATGCATTCCAGCAGAGATTCCCGCAGAGAGTGTCGCTGATTGGAGCGTCAGCGCGTCAATGGGAAAAGTGAGGCAGCGCAATTAGATGCTTGCAGAGATGTGAATACGGTTTGAGCTGCCAGTTGTAACTTCCCAGCCCGTGGCCTGCCGCTTTTCGCGTAAATCCGGAAAAACTCGCGAGTCTTAGGGGGTTTCTGTAGTAGGTTTTGGATAGGGCCAATGGTTACGTGGCGGTAACCAACAGAGAGTCGCCGTGGGATTTAAACTCAACCGTGATTGGAATGACTTGTTCCGCGATCACTAACGCCTAGCAGACCTCAGCGCCCAGTAGACCTCGTCGACTGTGGAACGACGCCAGTTTGCGATTGACCTCAACGCAACATTTTATCTCGCAAGGCAATATTCATGACCAAGCCGTTTTCTTGCTCCATTCGAACTGGTTTCTCTTTGGTAGAAACAAGTGCCGCCGCGGTCATTATGATTATTGTCGGTGCGGCGACGGTAGCGACGCTGAGCCCTCTGAGTGGCAATGCGTTAGAGAAGGCAGAATCTGAAAATCTTGCGAAACTCAATTGCATGGTGCAGGCGTACAACATTGAGACGGGCTTGTGGCCCGATGAGCAGCTCCATGCTCTGTACGAGGCCGATTACACTGCTGAACCTGAGAACGCGACTCCGTATGGAGGATACTACCGCTGGGATGCAGATGCAAAGAGGGTTTACAATCCCAATCTTCCAGACGGAGCGTTGCGTCTAGAGACGCCATTCGAAGTGGAATGACGCTGGCAGGCGGAGATGCATCGGCATTCCTCAAAGTCAGTTCGGCAAAATGCTCAGGTGTTGTGCCGCTCGCAAGACGGCGCAGGTGGCGTGCTGGCTCATGAGGTGGACAAGTTGTTGTTCGTTCTCAATGACACCGATGCCTAAACTTTCTACGGTTTCCTTGCGGAGTTGCGAGACGAGATACACGTGGTGGTCCGCCAACGCTTCGAGTACGACAGACGCGGCCAGGGCGTCATCGTGAGCGTCTTTAGCTAGGCGTTTCGCGATATCTTCGGGGGTATCATGAGTTTCTCTGAGTCGTCGTAAGCCGCTGCCTACCGCTTCTACGAGATTGGAGCAGACGACAATGGAACCGCCTGGAGCAACGCATTGGTTCGCGTTGTAGAGTGCCCGCGCGACGTTGTACCAACCATGTTGCGATGGCGCGCCATCGAGTAAGGCGACGACCAAGTCGGCCGGTTGGGCGTCGGCTTGCCAGAGCTTGTTCATGCGCGTTTGGCAAGCTTGTTCTAGCGGTTCTGTTTGCCCAGCTAGAATCTCTGCCACTTGGTTGCCTCCCGCAGGCACGACTTGGATGCCGAATAGCAAGCCAAGCCACCAGGCAGCTTGATCGGCCCAATGCTTCAGCTGTTGATGTTCTTCAGCGTTCCCGAGTTTGGGCAAACTGTAGAAGTTGCCACGAGTCTTGCGATCGGAGAAAAGGGGGAAAACGCTAAACACCCCCATGTAGTCGAGGGCGGATGCGGGGCGGGCGCAGGTAATGGGGACGACTACATCGGCGTCAACAATTCGACGGTTTAGATAGATGGGATCCGACTCTTCATTGGCGGCCACGTAGGCGATCCCCTCTGGATTGTCTGGATCATGGCTTTCCACCGAGACCTTGGCTGAGATCTGCTCGTGCAGCCGCGCGGTCAGATCTTCCGCCACGCGCGTCTGATTGTCAGCCACCACCACATGCATATTGTGTGGTTCGGTCCCATGCTCAACAAACCACTTCAAGACTTCGCATACCACTTCGACTAGCGAGGGCAAGGAGGGGTCGACCGCGAAAACGACTTGGTCGTCGGGCATGACGGCGTCGGCCAAGGGCGGGAAATCAATCGGCTGGCTTAAGGCTTGGGCAACTGCAGCGACCAAATCACCGCAGGGCTCAATGACCGGGGAGGGGAATTCTCCCATGCTGTTGGAGGCGGTCGAGTGCCATTTCTCAGCACCAAACTCTAGGGAAAAGGATGCGGGAATGGAGTGGGAACGCTGAGTCATCTTGCCTACCGATATGCTGCTATTGACTCGAAGCAAGCCAATATTGCTCTGAAACTGACCTTTCTGGTAGTTAGGTGCATACCGTAACCCCAGAGGGAGCCTCGCCAATCCCAGCATTGTAGGCGAGACACTCGATTTCTGGCAGCGGACTGGCTTTCCCCAGCCCCCTTTCGAGCATTCAAGACGAGTCACCAATGAATCCTCTTCAACTCCCATTACTGACGCTGCGGTCGCGATGTGCATTTCACGGCTGCGTACTGTGGTGCATGGTGATTGGCGGATTTCTATTGCCGGCTTGCGATCGCACCGACCAAGTCGTTCAAAGTTCGAGAGCCACCGGCGAAGTTCCGACGGGACAGCTGATTTCAACTTCCCAATCGCCCCGTGCGGCGTTGGAAGCCTGCATCGCGGCCTACGAAAATCTAACTCAATACCAAGACGCTGGATTCGTGCGGTTGCTGTATCGATTGGATGGACAGCCCGTCGAAGATCGCGCACCGCTTTCGGTTGCTTGGAAGAACACCGGTCAGCTTGGGTTTAGTGTGTACTCTTTGAAAGCCGGCCCCAGCGGTTCCCGCTGGCGTCTGCGTTTTGGAGA
Coding sequences within it:
- a CDS encoding TolC family protein; translated protein: MLNRSKIIARTLLLGSAMGSVGCATQPGFKLPGRVATSFPSEVEASQLPTSLAANPSSIGTPAQSHDEPQPTVQLAAATLSIAPPIAGAEAYDVASDTAYGMTLAEFESLAFANNPTIRGLAATTQKAAGYRTQVGLYANPTVGYQGTQIADQDTDQHVAFVEQEFVTGGKLQLNRRVINEALRAQLLELEAQKLRVSTDIHVKFAEALAAQRRVRLIEEFQTVTDKGLELAELRKQALEGSQVDVLQAKVQKNEIDLTRQQAYYALEAAWRELAALCGVPDLPQQGLVGELPSMAATLDWDEVRATMLASTPEYQAAQVRVQQARANLTRQGVQAIPNLTVQFGAGVDNGTNNGLVNLQVGAPIPVFNKNQGNIAAARAEYCRAMMEVERIQSSIKSRLAAVARDYDSAAAAVTKYSVDILPSAQETLQLAELAYKSGETSFVQVLVSRRTYFDSNLQYLAAQSQLSQARSKIDGFVLTGGLDSFVDNSGDDSLRGMTFSQQ
- a CDS encoding type II secretion system protein, which encodes MTKPFSCSIRTGFSLVETSAAAVIMIIVGAATVATLSPLSGNALEKAESENLAKLNCMVQAYNIETGLWPDEQLHALYEADYTAEPENATPYGGYYRWDADAKRVYNPNLPDGALRLETPFEVE
- a CDS encoding lactate racemase domain-containing protein produces the protein MTRLECSKGGWGKPVRCQKSSVSPTMLGLARLPLGLRYAPNYQKGQFQSNIGLLRVNSSISVGKMTQRSHSIPASFSLEFGAEKWHSTASNSMGEFPSPVIEPCGDLVAAVAQALSQPIDFPPLADAVMPDDQVVFAVDPSLPSLVEVVCEVLKWFVEHGTEPHNMHVVVADNQTRVAEDLTARLHEQISAKVSVESHDPDNPEGIAYVAANEESDPIYLNRRIVDADVVVPITCARPASALDYMGVFSVFPLFSDRKTRGNFYSLPKLGNAEEHQQLKHWADQAAWWLGLLFGIQVVPAGGNQVAEILAGQTEPLEQACQTRMNKLWQADAQPADLVVALLDGAPSQHGWYNVARALYNANQCVAPGGSIVVCSNLVEAVGSGLRRLRETHDTPEDIAKRLAKDAHDDALAASVVLEALADHHVYLVSQLRKETVESLGIGVIENEQQLVHLMSQHATCAVLRAAQHLSILPN